From a single Vitis vinifera cultivar Pinot Noir 40024 chromosome 18, ASM3070453v1 genomic region:
- the LOC100255743 gene encoding protein RADIALIS-like 3 isoform X1: protein MGSSSNNWTTKQNKLFENALVMYDKDTPDRWQNMARAVGGKTVEEVKRHYEMLVEDVKHIESGQVPLPNYRKAGASNKGYSFNDEEQRLKYLKL, encoded by the exons ATGGGATCGAGTTCAAATAATTGGactaccaagcaaaacaaactGTTCGAGAATGCTTTGGTGATGTATGACAAGGACACCCCGGACCGCTGGCAGAACATGGCCAGGGCTGTGGGTGGGAAGACTGTGGAGGAGGTGAAGAGGCACTATGAGATGCTTGTGGAGGATGTCAAGCATATTGAGTCTGGCCAAGTCCCATTGCCTAACTACAGAAAAGCTGGAGCCTCCAACAAAGGATACAGCTTCAACGATGAAGAACAGAG GTTGAAGTATCTGAAGCTCTAA
- the LOC100255743 gene encoding protein RADIALIS-like 3 isoform X2, with the protein MGSSSNNWTTKQNKLFENALVMYDKDTPDRWQNMARAVGGKTVEEVKRHYEMLVEDVKHIESGQVPLPNYRKAGASNKGYSFNDEEQRASF; encoded by the exons ATGGGATCGAGTTCAAATAATTGGactaccaagcaaaacaaactGTTCGAGAATGCTTTGGTGATGTATGACAAGGACACCCCGGACCGCTGGCAGAACATGGCCAGGGCTGTGGGTGGGAAGACTGTGGAGGAGGTGAAGAGGCACTATGAGATGCTTGTGGAGGATGTCAAGCATATTGAGTCTGGCCAAGTCCCATTGCCTAACTACAGAAAAGCTGGAGCCTCCAACAAAGGATACAGCTTCAACGATGAAGAACAGAG GGCTTCCTTTTGA
- the LOC100242088 gene encoding uncharacterized protein LOC100242088 isoform X4, translating into MDANASSFKIILGSASVARRKILAEMGYEFTVMTADIDEKGIRKEKPEELVMAIAEAKADAIISKLQTIDNREKDTKPTILVAADTVVVYEGMVREKPSSKEEARQFIKDYSGGHAATVGSVIITNLKTGFRKGGWDKVEIYFHEIPDEMINKLIEEGTVLYVAGGLIIEHPLILPFIKEVVGTTDSVMGLPKALTERLIKEAL; encoded by the exons ATGGATGCCAATGCTTCTTCGTTCAAG ATAATATTAGGATCAGCCTCAGTTGCGCGCAGAAAAATACTAGCTGAGATGGGATATGAATTCACAGTTATG actGCAGACATAGATGAAAAAGGCATCCGAAAAGAAAAGCCTGAGGAGTTGGTAATGGCTATTGCAGAGGCAAAG GCAGATGCCATCATATCAAAGCTTCAAACCATCGATAATCGGGAGAAGGATACCAAACCAACAATTTTGGTTGCTGCTGACACA GTGGTGGTCTATGAAGGTATGGTCAGGGAAAAACCATCCAGCAAGGAAGAAGCCCGCCAATTCATCAAAG ATTACTCTGGTGGACACGCTGCAACAGTGGGATCTGTTATCATTACAAACCTTAAGACAGGATTCAGAAAAGGAGGGTGGGATAAAGTGGAG ATTTATTTCCATGAGATTCCAGATGAGATGATTAACAAACTg ATAGAGGAGGGTACTGTGCTGTACGTTGCTGGTGGACTAATAATAGAACACCCTTTGATACTACCCTTCATTAAGGAAGTG GTGGGAACAACTGACAGTGTCATGGGACTTCCCAAAGCGCTCACGGAAAGACTCATAAAGGAGGCCCTCTAG
- the LOC100242088 gene encoding uncharacterized protein LOC100242088 isoform X3, protein MDANASSFKIILGSASVARRKILAEMGYEFTVMTADIDEKGIRKEKPEELVMAIAEAKLMETSSQAEAILPKLPVGHYKMDAEPTLLITSDQVVVYEGMVREKPSSKEEARQFIKDYSGGHAATVGSVIITNLKTGFRKGGWDKVEIYFHEIPDEMINKLIEEGTVLYVAGGLIIEHPLILPFIKEVVGTTDSVMGLPKALTERLIKEAL, encoded by the exons ATGGATGCCAATGCTTCTTCGTTCAAG ATAATATTAGGATCAGCCTCAGTTGCGCGCAGAAAAATACTAGCTGAGATGGGATATGAATTCACAGTTATG actGCAGACATAGATGAAAAAGGCATCCGAAAAGAAAAGCCTGAGGAGTTGGTAATGGCTATTGCAGAGGCAAAG CTGATGGAAACTTCTTCTCAGGCAGAAGCCATCTTACCGAAGCTCCCTGTTGGTCATTACAAAATGGATGCTGAGCCAACACTTTTAATTACATCTGACCAA GTGGTGGTCTATGAAGGTATGGTCAGGGAAAAACCATCCAGCAAGGAAGAAGCCCGCCAATTCATCAAAG ATTACTCTGGTGGACACGCTGCAACAGTGGGATCTGTTATCATTACAAACCTTAAGACAGGATTCAGAAAAGGAGGGTGGGATAAAGTGGAG ATTTATTTCCATGAGATTCCAGATGAGATGATTAACAAACTg ATAGAGGAGGGTACTGTGCTGTACGTTGCTGGTGGACTAATAATAGAACACCCTTTGATACTACCCTTCATTAAGGAAGTG GTGGGAACAACTGACAGTGTCATGGGACTTCCCAAAGCGCTCACGGAAAGACTCATAAAGGAGGCCCTCTAG
- the LOC100242088 gene encoding uncharacterized protein LOC100242088 isoform X1, whose product MDANASSFKIILGSASVARRKILAEMGYEFTVMTADIDEKGIRKEKPEELVMAIAEAKADAIISKLQTIDNREKDTKPTILVAADTLMETSSQAEAILPKLPVGHYKMDAEPTLLITSDQVVVYEGMVREKPSSKEEARQFIKDYSGGHAATVGSVIITNLKTGFRKGGWDKVEIYFHEIPDEMINKLIEEGTVLYVAGGLIIEHPLILPFIKEVVGTTDSVMGLPKALTERLIKEAL is encoded by the exons ATGGATGCCAATGCTTCTTCGTTCAAG ATAATATTAGGATCAGCCTCAGTTGCGCGCAGAAAAATACTAGCTGAGATGGGATATGAATTCACAGTTATG actGCAGACATAGATGAAAAAGGCATCCGAAAAGAAAAGCCTGAGGAGTTGGTAATGGCTATTGCAGAGGCAAAG GCAGATGCCATCATATCAAAGCTTCAAACCATCGATAATCGGGAGAAGGATACCAAACCAACAATTTTGGTTGCTGCTGACACA CTGATGGAAACTTCTTCTCAGGCAGAAGCCATCTTACCGAAGCTCCCTGTTGGTCATTACAAAATGGATGCTGAGCCAACACTTTTAATTACATCTGACCAA GTGGTGGTCTATGAAGGTATGGTCAGGGAAAAACCATCCAGCAAGGAAGAAGCCCGCCAATTCATCAAAG ATTACTCTGGTGGACACGCTGCAACAGTGGGATCTGTTATCATTACAAACCTTAAGACAGGATTCAGAAAAGGAGGGTGGGATAAAGTGGAG ATTTATTTCCATGAGATTCCAGATGAGATGATTAACAAACTg ATAGAGGAGGGTACTGTGCTGTACGTTGCTGGTGGACTAATAATAGAACACCCTTTGATACTACCCTTCATTAAGGAAGTG GTGGGAACAACTGACAGTGTCATGGGACTTCCCAAAGCGCTCACGGAAAGACTCATAAAGGAGGCCCTCTAG
- the LOC100242088 gene encoding uncharacterized protein LOC100242088 isoform X5: MDANASSFKIILGSASVARRKILAEMGYEFTVMTADIDEKGIRKEKPEELVMAIAEAKAEAILPKLPVGHYKMDAEPTLLITSDQVVVYEGMVREKPSSKEEARQFIKDYSGGHAATVGSVIITNLKTGFRKGGWDKVEIYFHEIPDEMINKLIEEGTVLYVAGGLIIEHPLILPFIKEVVGTTDSVMGLPKALTERLIKEAL, from the exons ATGGATGCCAATGCTTCTTCGTTCAAG ATAATATTAGGATCAGCCTCAGTTGCGCGCAGAAAAATACTAGCTGAGATGGGATATGAATTCACAGTTATG actGCAGACATAGATGAAAAAGGCATCCGAAAAGAAAAGCCTGAGGAGTTGGTAATGGCTATTGCAGAGGCAAAG GCAGAAGCCATCTTACCGAAGCTCCCTGTTGGTCATTACAAAATGGATGCTGAGCCAACACTTTTAATTACATCTGACCAA GTGGTGGTCTATGAAGGTATGGTCAGGGAAAAACCATCCAGCAAGGAAGAAGCCCGCCAATTCATCAAAG ATTACTCTGGTGGACACGCTGCAACAGTGGGATCTGTTATCATTACAAACCTTAAGACAGGATTCAGAAAAGGAGGGTGGGATAAAGTGGAG ATTTATTTCCATGAGATTCCAGATGAGATGATTAACAAACTg ATAGAGGAGGGTACTGTGCTGTACGTTGCTGGTGGACTAATAATAGAACACCCTTTGATACTACCCTTCATTAAGGAAGTG GTGGGAACAACTGACAGTGTCATGGGACTTCCCAAAGCGCTCACGGAAAGACTCATAAAGGAGGCCCTCTAG
- the LOC100242088 gene encoding uncharacterized protein LOC100242088 isoform X2, with protein MDANASSFKIILGSASVARRKILAEMGYEFTVMTADIDEKGIRKEKPEELVMAIAEAKADAIISKLQTIDNREKDTKPTILVAADTAEAILPKLPVGHYKMDAEPTLLITSDQVVVYEGMVREKPSSKEEARQFIKDYSGGHAATVGSVIITNLKTGFRKGGWDKVEIYFHEIPDEMINKLIEEGTVLYVAGGLIIEHPLILPFIKEVVGTTDSVMGLPKALTERLIKEAL; from the exons ATGGATGCCAATGCTTCTTCGTTCAAG ATAATATTAGGATCAGCCTCAGTTGCGCGCAGAAAAATACTAGCTGAGATGGGATATGAATTCACAGTTATG actGCAGACATAGATGAAAAAGGCATCCGAAAAGAAAAGCCTGAGGAGTTGGTAATGGCTATTGCAGAGGCAAAG GCAGATGCCATCATATCAAAGCTTCAAACCATCGATAATCGGGAGAAGGATACCAAACCAACAATTTTGGTTGCTGCTGACACA GCAGAAGCCATCTTACCGAAGCTCCCTGTTGGTCATTACAAAATGGATGCTGAGCCAACACTTTTAATTACATCTGACCAA GTGGTGGTCTATGAAGGTATGGTCAGGGAAAAACCATCCAGCAAGGAAGAAGCCCGCCAATTCATCAAAG ATTACTCTGGTGGACACGCTGCAACAGTGGGATCTGTTATCATTACAAACCTTAAGACAGGATTCAGAAAAGGAGGGTGGGATAAAGTGGAG ATTTATTTCCATGAGATTCCAGATGAGATGATTAACAAACTg ATAGAGGAGGGTACTGTGCTGTACGTTGCTGGTGGACTAATAATAGAACACCCTTTGATACTACCCTTCATTAAGGAAGTG GTGGGAACAACTGACAGTGTCATGGGACTTCCCAAAGCGCTCACGGAAAGACTCATAAAGGAGGCCCTCTAG
- the LOC100260817 gene encoding 3-ketoacyl-CoA synthase 4 translates to MDHSKLTGDFTESTLEFQRKILERSGLGEETYVPQAMHYLPPRPSMSAAREEAEQVMFGALDALFSDTCIKPKDIGILVVNCSLFNPTPSLSAMIVNKYKLRGNIRSFNLGGMGCSAGVIAIDLASDLLQVHRNTYAVVVSTENITQNWYFGNDRSMLIPNCLFRVGGAAILLSNRSRDRRRAKYRLVHVVRTHRGADDKAFSCVYQKQDDVGKTGVSLSKDLMAIAGGALKTNITTLGPLVLPISEQLLFFATLLVKKLLKSNAKPYIPDFKLAFNHFCIHAGGRAVIDELEKNLQLLPEHVEASRMTLHRFGNTSSSSIWYELAYTEAKGRMRKGNRVWQIAFGSGFKCNSAVWEALRHVQPSRNGPWEDCIDKYPVKVVT, encoded by the coding sequence ATGGACCACTCCAAACTCACCGGCGACTTCACCGAGTCGACGCTCGAGTTCCAGCGCAAGATCTTGGAGCGCTCTGGCCTCGGGGAAGAGACTTATGTGCCTCAAGCAATGCACTACCTCCCCCCGCGCCCCTCGATGTCGGCGGCCCGAGAGGAGGCTGAGCAGGTCATGTTTGGTGCTTTGGATGCTCTGTTTTCTGATACTTGTATTAAGCCTAAGGACATCGGCATTCTTGTTGTGAACTGTAGTTTGTTTAATCCCACGCCTTCCCTCTCTGCCATGATTGTGAATAAGTACAAATTGAGGGGTAATATTAGGAGTTTTAATCTAGGGGGTATGGGATGTAGTGCTGGAGTCATTGCAATTGATCTCGCTAGTGACTTGTTGCAAGTTCATAGGAATACTTATGCTGTTGTTGTCAGCACTGAGAACATCACTCAAAATTGGTATTTTGGGAATGACAGGTCCATGTTGATACCCAATTGTTTGTTTCGGGTTGGAGGTGCTGCCATTTTACTTTCTAATAGGTCTAGGGACAGGAGGCGGGCCAAGTACAGGCTTGTTCATGTCGTGAGGACACATCGTGGAGCTGATGATAAGGCATTTAGCTGTGTTTACCAGAAGCAGGATGATGTAGGGAAGACGGGTGTTTCACTGTCAAAAGATCTCATGGCAATTGCAGGAGGGGCGCTTAAGACCAATATAACTACACTGGGTCCTCTTGTACTCCCAATTAGTGAGCAGCTGCTCTTCTTTGCAACTCTTCTGGTTAAGAAGCTTTTGAAATCAAATGCTAAGCCTTATATACCAGATTTCAAGCTGGCATTCAACCATTTCTGCATACATGCTGGAGGAAGGGCTGTTATTGATGAGCTGGAGAAGAATCTGCAATTGCTACCAGAACATGTGGAGGCATCTCGGATGACTCTTCACCGTTTTGGAAACACTTCATCAAGCTCTATCTGGTATGAGTTGGCCTATACTGAGGCTAAGGGGAGGATGCGAAAGGGTAATCGTGTCTGGCAGATTGCTTTTGGGAGCGGTTTCAAATGTAACAGTGCTGTGTGGGAGGCACTCCGGCATGTGCAGCCCTCTCGGAATGGCCCTTGGGAAGATTGCATTGACAAGTATCCAGTGAAAGTAGTCACCTAG